Genomic DNA from Polyodon spathula isolate WHYD16114869_AA chromosome 8, ASM1765450v1, whole genome shotgun sequence:
CAGTGCTTCAGATTGAAACTATTTTCATGATGTGATAGCAAGATACAGTCAAGTAATAGACGATTCAAATGTGGATGGGGGAAAAACATAACACAGGAGGTCTCCATCGTTGCTCGAACTTGATCCCAAATCAATTCTATCGTGAGTTAAAACTTTACGGTCCtacgtgtttttttgtttgcttttttcatgTAGATATCTTATTGCAAACTCATCTGGGACATTTCACAGCCTCCTATTTTTACTGCAGTGCCCCTGTGAGGTGAGAAAACTTCCATTTAAACTTGCAAACTTTCAAAAACAGGTGCTCTTGTTTTGGTCACTTCtctataaacatattttttctccACATAGATGTTTTTTTATGGAATAACagagatattaaataaaaaaaaataatactctgTTCCTAGAGCAATGgtataatagtaatattttattaGTAAGTCAATTAATTAATTCAGATGGTCAATTATACACGTGCTctgagttttttaaataaatattcaatccAATTTTCGCCAAAAGAATATGCTATTCTATCTGATGCAATTCAAAATGGTATTTTGACTTTATTAAAAGGCAACATAAACACTGTTACATAGGATGTATCCCTAGCCAGCTATGAAAATGTAAAAGTGAACAGGATTTCTGTTTTAGATTAGAAGTTtaataataactgttttattagagACCTTTGTAATAGAAAGGTACTACCAGCAGCCATATCTCGTTGGTCTTCTGGAGATAAtgttaaatgcagtaaggtgTGGACTACCATATAGTagactattttaaaaaaagttttaaaaaatagatagGGTAAAAAACTTAATTAGAAGGTGGTGATATACTTTTTGATTATAAATGGAATTACAATATATAATACCCCCTGCCTATATTCAgataaaatggggggggggggggtaactttattatatttaatctGGAAAAAATGATATAACCACTTTAATGGGcaggaaaataaaaagttataaaaacgTTATCCttattaaaacattataattatatttaagtgAGGCAACCCATGgttatgttttaaatactgttaattTTTGTAATGTCTTAAAAGGGAGGAACTTGtgcttgtttttggtttgtaAGGTGGATATCTGTTACTTTGTACATGTCTCCTTCACACGTTGTATTGTGTAATTGTactgcttattttgtattcaaaagaagaaaaaagccgACATTTCACACTAACTTCTGTTTTTACCCACAATGACGTGTTATGAAATGTGCCCAATTCATTTGAAGAGTCGATACGTTAGCTAATCTGACTCATACTGTCAgatggcaaactttttttttttttaattattaaattaaattaaattaaattaaatcaaattaaatttcCAATGCACTTTCACGGAAACAGGAAATGCACCCTAATCAGCAGACTGTCACTCTGATCATCTGATCAACTCGTAGGCAACATGTCTTCTAGGTCGGATTTCTTCAGCAGTTCCCTGATTCTCGGCTGCTTTGTACTTTCTTTtatacccacagctgaagctttTGGTTGATGGAGGGGACGCGGTTGCTCTCCTTCTCGGAATGACAATTTCCATTGTTGGATTTTGTGCCTGTCTGGGTTGGTATGCGCGGAAAAGAAACGGACATCTGTAAGATCTGATGTCTGTAGCAGTACAGGCCCGTGTACCCAGAAATTAAGAGTCTGTATTTTTCATGGACATTCTGAAACATGTTTAAGAACTTGTTTGTAAAAGGCTTacctttttaaaagcacagttaCACTAAATATGTAAACACATTGAACTTAATAATTACTACTGCAGTGAAGAGCTGCGTGAAATAAGACGACTGGGCAGTGGTATTCAGCAAACTGGAAATCTTTGTTTCTTGATACTAGTGGAAAACTGTTTAACATCGCAGTTTGATttgtaaaggaaaagaaaatcaatGTGATTATCTGTGGACGTTCGCGGGACTGTCGAGGTTCTTTCCTGAAGGCTTGTCTGCAGTATCTGCGCAGAATGCACCATCTTATTCCATCGAGACTTGATGCGCAGCCATTCACTTTCACTCCAGCTTTGGAGCTCTTTCTACATGCTGTTACCGAACTGTATTCCCAGATTGCGATGCGAGCTTGTCTACGTTTTACACGTTTGGGAGAATACAGTAACCTTAATTATTGTCAGTTAGAGTCTGTCATAGTGAAAAATTAGAACCgttttgcatactgtatgttttgcatAATTTAATGTATCGAGCCTGCACTGAATCTTATCCTGGCATTCATCACCTTTCAGACAGTAAACACGCTTTGTTCCAGGTGCAGACTGTTGTTTTcctactttctttttaaattgacatttcTGCATAAACCCCAAAAGGTGTGAAAGTATGATCATTGATTACCACATTCTTTAACCAGctgtaaaaatgcaatatttaatatcGTCATATTTCTGAAAAATCTTTCCTAAACTTCTAAGTACCAACCATGAGCAATACTGTTGCATACTGAATGTACATTCTTCAAAAGAAAAGTGGTACCCTTTAATTGTGCAtattcataaaaacataagaaataaaaaataagtctgaAGAGGATTATTTTGATTTCCCTggttgctatttttattttatttgttttgtagagACCTGTGGCGTGTGGCTCAACTTTTTACACCATTGGCTGTAAAAGCTgtcctactatatatatatatatatatatatatatatacacacacacacacacacacacacacacacacacacacacacacacacagtaccaggctaaagtttgagtacacctgcttgaaaccaggtttttcatgattatctgtgcttttaactgtataaacttgtctataaacacttaatatttcattatatgatacgtgtacttatataagctgataatcataagtgaattgcatttaaaatttttatttttttagaaaatgtaaatcttgtcaatttcaatgaaatggttacccaaagcaaggggatttcagtcttaagcccaagtcagttaaaagtctgaaatgtgtttaacacggtgttagaacaatggcctaagtataaaagtgtctttgttagaggttctctgagttaactagcatgttacctaattaaccttttgtcaccaattattgttaacaggtgagggtccatgattactataaatctagggagcagaaaatggcaaaatacgctcagttaagcaaagaaaaaagagagtctgtaattactttaagaaatgactTTAAGACagatcgcaagaactttgcaagtgtctgtaactgctgtggccaagaccattaaACGAATTGAAGAAACTGGTACttatgaggaccgaacaaggtcaggcaggccaagggtgatctcaaaatcagagaacaagttcattcgagtcacaagtttgcgaaactggcgattaactgcccctgaaatacaagctcagctaaatgctactagaagtacagatgtttcaacatcaactgttcagaggagattgcgtaaagctggcctaactggaggaattgctgcaaagaaaccattgttaagagtgcagaataagaggaagagacttgcctgggccaaaaaacacagaaactggacgtctgaggagtggaaaacggtcttatggaccgatgagtcaaaatttgaaatatttgggtccaaccactgtcaagcatggaggaagcagtgtcatggtctggggttgctttgctggtgacagagttggtgatctttaccaagtccatggcaagctcaaccagcatggctatcatagcatacttcagaggcatgtcattccacCAGGATTACttctagttgggcagtccttcattcttcagcaagataatgacccaaaacacacctcaaagttgtgcaagaactatctggcgaagatgGAAAgtaaaggacaactcaatctaatgacctggcctgcccagtctccagaccctaatcccatagaacttgtatgggatgaactggacagaagagtcaaagcaaagctacccacaagtgccctacatctctgggaattgctgcagaagagctgggaagacatgtcgggtgatttcctgctgaaacttgttaaccgaatgcctcatgtttgtgaggctgttattaaggcaaagggtaggtattttgaggaatccaggatttagagacaattttcaattttcttgaaccttgctttgatactccttgtgttttgttttgtatattgtaacgtaaaacattgtcaattatgaaaaaaacctagtttccagcaagtgtactctctctctctctctctctctctctctctctctctctctggtgaaGACTGTTCCtctctctatattatatatatatatatatatatatctagatatatatagaaATAACTTCGGGTttgaaaaaaatttttttaaaatcccctttttttcaatttcatCCAAACATGCAAATTTAGGTTATATACAATACTATAATGTTCTTCACATTAAACATAAATGGCCCCAAGTCTCTCTTTACACAACCAGCAATACAAATCATTTACCGACCCAATCAATTAGCCTATTTTATAAAtctctcttataaaagtttactttaTAAATACAGTCAATTCAACACTGTAGTTAGGTTACCTACTGTACagcagtaggtttttttttttttggggggggggggggggggggggggttgtacgaGTTTACTGGACAACGTTGTGCAGGTGcagaaaaacttaaaaaatgctaTTATCGTTACAGCAGCATATATATGCTTGTTCTCTTTCCATTGCTGTTTCAAATACGATAATGTATATAATTGAAATAACAGTGGGGGGTTATAATTGCTACAATTGTTCTCTACttattaaaaatggttttaaacaagGGTTACATATTCATGTTAAATGCAAAGAGGAGTTCCCTTTTAATCAGTGGAATTTGGGccgggggggggggagagatgGGTATTCAAGGTTATGTGAACCTCATGTTGCTTCTTACTCTCTGAAAGTAAAGGAtgtgatgtaataaaaatgtgttcttgctgtctaagtttatttatttatttatttatttatttatttgttttgcccaGTTTTAAATCAAGATATCCCCAGGGAACATAATTGCAAAATTATATTGCAGTACAGTGCATCTGCACCAACATTAAAATACACGCAAAACTAGGGCAAAGGAATGTATTTCCAGACAATAATATACTCTAATAACCCCTAGTTATTATACTCCCCATCTCACATTGGAAACGGACCTGTTTGACATGATGTTATCATTTAGCTCTCTTCCTCATCTTCCAAGTTACACATCAGGATTTCAACATTGGCCAATTTTGAAGCTCTGATATTCTCTTTTCTAGTGTTAAGAATAAACAAAATTTGTCTACATTTTTAGGGTCAATAGGTCTGTATTAATATCAATAGGCCAGTTTTCAACATACCTTCAAAAGCTTATATTGtttgttactgtacagtattactaCTGTTGTTTATATCATGTAAACTATAATGATGATAATACTATTGTacattaatcaaaaacaaagatataaacAATTACCttgcatttattaatattattattactattattattattgttgttgttgttgtttacggTAATAGTTATCATTTTTAATGACACAAAATAGATAATTTGAATGTGTAAGTGATAAAGATGTTCAAAAGAGAACCAacaacctgtgttttttttttttttttttttttttttcagcatacaTTGTGTCAGCGGGAATATCTATGTTTGGCAATTATTTAGAAGgcatacattacaaatacatatatcAAATTCTAAGAATATATATGGCCCTGCCAGCACATCAGAAGAAAGAAACGCGAGGATGTAGCACGTGCCTGGGTGTATAATTgatgaagaaaatgtatttattgatgctGCTCCCATTGAGCAGATGTTGCCGGGAGAGACCGTGCTGCTGCAACAAGACAGGACGCGGCTTGGATCACAAATAGGATCAGTGCGCATGCTCTCGCTGTGCCACTTACATTCACTGAAAAAAGAGAACAGGCAACAAAACCAAGCATTTTACAGCAAAGTGGCTCCTGCAATACAAATAACATCTGGGGAAACAGAGACAAAACCAACAGGTATGCTTTTAGTTTATTTCTTATCAGTTTATTTTGTACGTTGTTACAGTTTAGTATAGCTAGCAGTAAATAAAACACTTGCAAAATGTACGGCTTTAATGGACGTTCTGGTAACAGTGTGAATGCAGTTCAACATTTACTGTCAGAAATCTAAGGAACAGTCTGCATTCTGACCCTTGTATTTATGTATGCGCTgaatctatttcttttttttttaatgaattagatTTGTATTCAAATGTAGTTGTCAAATAAAAACGCCATACAGGTTACAAATTTGAAATTCttctatgtttaaaatgtacagtttcaattcgatgtaaaaatgtatattaatggCAACGTAATTAGGCTTTCcataccctttaaaaaaaaatgggttgaTTACTCGTTTCTTTATGCTGCCATACCTCTGGGTGTGATAcatcactattaaaaaaaaaaaaaaaatccacgaaaataaataacaaaggctATATTTAAGCattgttcaattttattttttgaattacCTGAAATTGTAAATCTAAATAATTAACTAACAAAGCGAGGTGTTATAGTAGAAATCCTGTGTTAATGTACAGTAAGTAATTCAAGTGAACAGTTAAATcgacaaaaaaaatattgatgctTAATGCTGTATGTATCCTCCATTAATTTTCAACAATGCACGAGCTCCAGGAGGCAGCTGCTGGCTTGATACATTCTGCAGGGTCTTTGGGAGTGAGCACCATCGTTCACGGGGGGGAAAGCAACCATCTTTTTGCTAAAGTTTTGCTTATTTCACGTGACGATTCAAACTGAAGACTGTAACTGGCCAAGTGCATTTCTATAAAACAGATTTCAAACGAATAAAGTGCACTGTAATTCTTgacctctgccccccccccccccccccccccccccccccccccccccacccccccccccccccccccccccccccccccccccccccccccccccccccccaccccccccccccccccccccccaccccccaccctccccccacccccccccccctccccccccaaccccccccctcccccccccaaaccccccccccccccccctccccaccccccccccccccccaaccccccccccccccccccccccccccccccccgccccgttCAATActtctttatgtattttatatacaaattCGTTCAATACttctttatgtaaaaataaataccattctTGTTAATGCAAATGCTCAATCCAACAATGCAGTCTGTAGTTAATAAAATGcttatcatataaaaaaaaaaaaaaatcaaaagaaaatctAGAAAGATGAACAaagaagtattttatttttgcattttgtattttgatgtatgtttattatatttGCAATTTGATATAAAACAATACCATTTTACCTAAACATACTGTATTCAGAAAGATAAAGCAACTCATTTAATACCTTAAAAGAAAACCTGATTGGTGGATAATATTTTTCAGGGGTTTGGTTGTGAtgaaacaaaagaacaaaggaTGGCTTAGAAGAACGACAGCTTCCAGTCCTGGATTGTATTTTAAAGCACATATATGGATCTATCTCCTCCTTGTGAATCTAGATCATGATACTTGACTGAGGCTACCTTATTAACCATCCATCTATGGCGAACTATAGTCATGCGGGTGACCACAACATCTTGCAGAATCTTTCTCCTCTTACGACTTTTCTCAAACTGACTTCCCTTGGCTTCATCATTGGGGTTGGCATGGTTGGTAACCTCCTGATATCCATCTTATTGGTCAAAGACAAGACCTTGCACAGAGCTCCCTACTACTTTTTACTTGATCTTTGTGGTTCAGATATACTCAGATCCGCAATTTGTTTCCCATTTGTGTTCACTTCAGTTAAAAATGGTTCATCGTGGACATATGGAACACTTACGTGTAAAGTGATTGCCTTCCTGGGAGTTTTATCTTGCTTTCATACTGCCTTTATGCTGTTTTGCATCAGTGTGACTCGATACCTAGCCATAGCCCATCACCGATTCTATACGAAAAGGCTGACGTTTTGGACCTGCTTGGCTGTCATTTGTATGGTGTGGACTCTTTCCGTGGCTATGGCTTTTCCACCAGTCTTGGATGTGGGTACCTACTCCTTTATCAGAGAGGAAGACCAGTGCACTTTCCAACATCGCTCCTTCAGAGCCAACGACTCACTGGGATTTATGCTACTTCTAGCCCTAATACTTCTCGCCACCCAGCTTGTCTACCTCaagcttattttttttgtccatgaTCGCAGGAAGATGAAACCAGTCCAGTTTGTACCAGCCGTCAGCCAAAACTGGACTTTTCATGGTCCAGGAGCCAGTGGCCAGGCGGCTGCAAACTGGTTAGCTGGCTTTGGAAGAGGCCCTACTCCACCGACCCTGCTGGGAATAAGGCAAAACACCAATACAACAGGGAGAAGACGGCTCCTCATTTTGGatgaatttaaaactgaaaaaagggtTAGCAGGATGTTCTACATTATGACGTTTTTGTTTCTTACTTTGTGGGGCCCCTATCTTGTAGCATGCTATTGGAGAGTGTTTGCCAGGGGGCCCGTGGTGCCAGGGGGGTATCTGACAGCCGCAGTCTGGATGAGTTTTGCCCAGGCTGGAGTCAATCCAtttatctgcattttctccaaCAGAGAGTTGAGGCGCTGTTTCAGCACAACACTCCTTTACTGCAGAAAATCCAGGTTACCTAGGGAACCCTACTGTGTCATATGAGGGCTTTGTTGATTGAGCTCTGGTTTGCCCTGTGTTTGACAGCGTTCCCCCTCAACAGCCAAAAAGTGTACTGTCGATCAATTACTTCAAAATATGAGAGAAGGAGGGTGCAGTAAATGCGAGATTTCGCTGAACTGCACAAAATGAAGCGTCCTGGAGAAGGACAGTGTTTATGTTAACTTGTAAGTAAGCCACTAATGTGGAAGtttgtttaataacaaaaaaaacaacaacttgaatatatttttgttggaTCTATAAAGATTAATTTGAAGTAAAAGCAGCAAATGGTTGCCTCCAGCAAGTCAatgaatattgtttgttttacatcttaaaaaaaaaaaaaaaaaaaaaagttgcactgaaaaaaaaaagatgtcaatacaaatatgtgtttaataattgcaTTGTAAGGAGGATATCTGTGGTTTacctaaacaaaacaatactttattttacaacagagctttcattttgtttgcttgtattatTATAGTAAAGCAAGGTTTGTCAGTGTGGCTGACACCAGTGTTGGACTGCACCAACACGAGAGGCAATGAATTAAATGTAAGTGTGTTCTTTGGGGTTGTGTTTTAAAGTTGTATTCATACTTGTTGATTGGCATTTATTTCTCATATTAATCATTAATattcccctactgactgacatgatattattttaattgtagttTGAACAGCAAAAACTGCACAACTATGGGTTACAACTTAGCAAAACCCTTTTTCTGAGCAAGCCACCAGACAGCTGTTGATAAGACACTCATCACTCTCAGTAGGAACCAATGTAAATTGCATCATTGTCTGATTCTTGTGGAGGCATTGTTTCCTTACAGTAAATGGATACTATCTGTTATCTAGTTAGGTTTAATTCTGAAAGGTGTAAAATATTGATCCCTGGTGTATCTGAACCAGCACACACAAAGCAATGACCTCATTTTTGTAAAAGTCTGCTCCCCACCCAAAACCACAAGGAGCttatgtgtgtgtaatttatattttgGAGAGTTGTCACATTGAGACCAGAGCCTTAGTATGAAATCTTGCAcaatttgtaaaatatgtattgtatcaAAAGACTTGTCTTGTTTATACTTTCTGCACATTTTCTCTACtgattgttttgaattatttacgtTTTAACTTGTGAGAAATGAATATTTAGCATtatcatttttagtattttagagGTACTGTAGAAACAGTATAAGTCTCTGAGTCTTTCATTCTCAGAGATCCAGATATGTGGGTATATTTAAGTTTATGATTGCATTTGCCAAAAGTTACCTGTGTAATCTGTTGCTTAAATTTTGGAAAtaaaattttacattttgcaaatatgtttttcatttttcttcctgCTCCAGAACACAATCTATGAAGCCTGTAAATACACAGATTTGAAAGCTGTATTATTTGCTGTCAGTCAATGCCAGAAGTTTAAATGAACGACTGATGCAAAGTAAGATTGACAAATTGTATCATCTCCAGCACAAAGTTATGTAGTTCATCATAATTACCTGTCTAGTGGCATAGATCTGTTGTAATACATGTAAGTCACTTCCGTTTAAGGGTACAGACATGGTAACAAAGGGATTATATAATAAAACCATCACTGTTttggacttgttttttttatgacggTAGGTGGTGTAGCAGTTTGCAGTTTACTTGCCTTTATAACTTTCTTCTCTGCATTGCTGTAATACTGACTTTCGTTCATAATTTGGCGCTATCAGAAATagttaagaaacaaaaaatgctaCAGAGAATTAATATTTTGGATGAAAATGacataatgtaattttaaagtaaCTAACTAAACTGACCTGTCCATAGAAGCAAggaaactgaaatatttttttttctccccgaTTAAACGAAGACATCACCCTGTATTTCGTTACTAACCATGGTGACTGtacattgtagttttttttttcttttcaaacccattaacAGCCTTAATGGGATACTTTACTTGTCCTCTAAATCAAAGAGCTACACTAGGGAGCTAAATGAAAGATATGGTCAGTTGGTAAGCCCTGTAg
This window encodes:
- the LOC121319957 gene encoding probable G protein-coupled receptor 85 → MANYSHAGDHNILQNLSPLTTFLKLTSLGFIIGVGMVGNLLISILLVKDKTLHRAPYYFLLDLCGSDILRSAICFPFVFTSVKNGSSWTYGTLTCKVIAFLGVLSCFHTAFMLFCISVTRYLAIAHHRFYTKRLTFWTCLAVICMVWTLSVAMAFPPVLDVGTYSFIREEDQCTFQHRSFRANDSLGFMLLLALILLATQLVYLKLIFFVHDRRKMKPVQFVPAVSQNWTFHGPGASGQAAANWLAGFGRGPTPPTLLGIRQNTNTTGRRRLLILDEFKTEKRVSRMFYIMTFLFLTLWGPYLVACYWRVFARGPVVPGGYLTAAVWMSFAQAGVNPFICIFSNRELRRCFSTTLLYCRKSRLPREPYCVI